The following are encoded in a window of Lacinutrix sp. WUR7 genomic DNA:
- a CDS encoding type IX secretion system membrane protein PorP/SprF — MKLIKKYIVAFALLSCTVGFTQQLPQFTQYMYNTISINPAYAGSRETLSVVGLHRSQWVGFKGGPITQTLSAHTPLTNEKIGVGLSLINDKLGYQDFSYIYGDFSYTINTGEKTKLAFGLKAGFTQYSLSATLRGNEPEDPSIYGVENRWSPNLGVGFFWHTQKWYMGLSAPRILNTDYNKEGNSSGVQYEALERISYYFTGGYVFTLSENTKFKPAALIKATNGAPLSYDLTANFLFHEKLWLGASYRINNYTSAFGAIADFQISKEIRIGYTYEYPLSDINQYTGGTHEVLLMFEVFKVKRIKSPRYF; from the coding sequence ATGAAACTTATAAAAAAATATATTGTTGCATTTGCGTTATTAAGCTGTACAGTTGGGTTTACTCAACAATTACCGCAGTTTACACAATACATGTATAATACAATATCCATTAATCCTGCGTATGCAGGAAGCAGAGAAACACTAAGTGTAGTTGGTCTTCATAGAAGTCAATGGGTTGGCTTTAAAGGAGGCCCAATTACCCAAACACTTTCTGCACACACGCCACTTACTAATGAAAAAATTGGTGTTGGTTTATCTTTAATTAATGATAAACTAGGGTATCAAGATTTCTCATATATATATGGTGATTTTTCATACACCATAAATACAGGTGAAAAAACAAAATTAGCATTCGGACTAAAAGCTGGATTTACGCAATACAGTCTTAGTGCAACCTTAAGAGGTAATGAACCTGAAGATCCTTCCATTTATGGTGTGGAAAATAGATGGAGTCCTAACCTTGGTGTAGGTTTCTTTTGGCATACACAAAAATGGTATATGGGATTATCTGCTCCTAGAATTCTAAACACAGATTATAACAAAGAAGGAAATTCTAGCGGCGTGCAATACGAAGCATTAGAAAGAATTAGTTATTATTTTACAGGTGGTTATGTATTCACATTAAGTGAGAATACAAAATTCAAACCAGCTGCTTTAATAAAAGCTACTAACGGTGCTCCTCTTTCTTATGATCTTACTGCAAACTTTTTGTTTCATGAAAAACTTTGGTTAGGTGCATCTTACAGAATTAATAATTACACTTCCGCATTTGGTGCAATTGCAGATTTTCAAATCTCTAAAGAAATCAGAATTGGTTATACCTACGAGTATCCTTTATCCGATATCAACCAATATACTGGAGGAACACATGAGGTTTTACTAATGTTCGAAGTATTTAAAGTAAAACGTATTAAATCCCCTAGATATTTCTAA
- a CDS encoding OmpA family protein, translated as MKTKVILILLVLCNTMLFAQVKVADNYFRDYAYIKASELYESAVKKGDSSEHVLTRLGDCYYNNSNSEKAAMWYGKAVNKYEKINPEFIYKYIQSLRSLGEYENANTWITKFKELQTSDKRAEDFEIMDLAKYKELSSTEGKYVKFSALGINTEFSEFGGYVHDGTFYYASTKVTGDGGSGKIYKWNEEPFLDIFSGTIAYEEDEVTIEDIKALSEEVNTEFHEATVAITNDGKTMYFTRDNINHRKRISYDDEGTSYLKIYKATKSGEKWGNIVELPFNDKVYSTGHPALSPDNKTLYFVSDREGGLGSTDIYSVEIEGSGTYGTPENLGAKINTPGREMFPYVAKDSTFYFSSDGHISLGLLDVFKSNIIQVTDKDSITDPKNLGAPFNSRFDDFAFFIDSDKDRGFLSSNREEGSGSDDIYQFGSYQCKQVIKGVVRDQKTLLPIPEAKVKLLDETGKELEEIVSNENGEYEFEVECEKKYTVIGSKLDYRDDIQEVETTDVSEEEQVQDLLLTPFIVNNEIVINPIFFDYNKFNIRPDAAYELENIVTVMKNHPKMHIKIESHTDSRGKDAYNMKLSDKRAKSTRNYIISRGITSDRIDSAIGFGESQLVNRCDNAHRKICSEEEHQENRRSKFIITNEY; from the coding sequence ATGAAAACAAAAGTTATATTAATATTATTAGTTCTTTGCAATACCATGCTATTTGCACAGGTAAAAGTTGCCGATAACTATTTTAGAGACTATGCGTATATCAAAGCAAGTGAGTTATATGAATCTGCTGTGAAAAAAGGAGATAGTAGCGAGCATGTATTAACACGATTAGGAGATTGTTATTACAACAATTCAAATTCTGAAAAAGCAGCGATGTGGTATGGCAAAGCAGTAAATAAATACGAAAAAATAAATCCGGAATTTATATACAAGTACATCCAATCCCTAAGAAGTTTAGGAGAATATGAAAATGCGAACACTTGGATTACTAAATTTAAAGAACTACAAACTAGTGATAAAAGAGCCGAAGATTTTGAAATCATGGATCTTGCTAAATACAAAGAACTCTCTTCTACCGAAGGAAAATATGTAAAATTTTCTGCACTAGGAATAAATACAGAGTTCTCCGAATTTGGAGGATATGTTCATGACGGTACCTTTTATTATGCTTCTACTAAAGTTACTGGTGATGGTGGTAGTGGTAAAATTTACAAATGGAACGAAGAACCATTTTTAGATATTTTTTCAGGAACCATTGCATATGAAGAAGATGAAGTAACTATTGAAGACATTAAAGCACTTTCTGAAGAAGTAAATACAGAATTTCATGAAGCTACAGTTGCCATAACTAATGATGGCAAAACCATGTATTTTACAAGAGATAATATTAACCACCGTAAAAGGATATCTTATGATGATGAAGGTACCTCTTATTTAAAAATATATAAAGCTACTAAATCTGGAGAAAAATGGGGTAATATAGTAGAACTTCCTTTTAATGATAAGGTCTACTCTACTGGTCATCCTGCTTTAAGCCCAGATAACAAAACCTTATATTTTGTATCCGATCGCGAAGGTGGTTTGGGAAGTACAGATATCTACAGTGTAGAAATAGAAGGATCGGGAACTTATGGTACTCCTGAAAATTTAGGAGCAAAAATCAATACGCCAGGTAGAGAGATGTTTCCGTATGTTGCCAAAGACAGTACGTTCTACTTTTCATCAGACGGACATATTAGCTTAGGTTTATTAGATGTTTTTAAATCTAATATAATTCAAGTTACAGACAAAGATTCTATTACAGATCCAAAAAATTTAGGAGCACCTTTTAATAGTCGATTCGATGATTTCGCATTCTTTATAGATTCCGATAAGGATAGAGGATTTCTTTCTTCTAACCGAGAGGAAGGAAGCGGTAGTGATGATATTTACCAATTTGGTTCTTACCAATGTAAACAAGTAATTAAAGGTGTAGTTAGAGATCAAAAAACACTATTACCAATTCCGGAAGCGAAAGTGAAACTTTTAGACGAAACAGGAAAAGAACTAGAAGAAATAGTATCTAATGAAAATGGAGAATATGAATTTGAAGTAGAATGTGAAAAGAAATATACCGTAATTGGAAGTAAATTAGATTATAGAGACGACATACAAGAAGTGGAAACTACAGATGTTTCAGAAGAGGAACAAGTACAAGATTTACTATTAACACCATTTATTGTAAATAATGAGATTGTAATTAATCCTATTTTCTTCGATTACAATAAATTTAACATTAGACCAGATGCTGCATATGAGTTAGAAAACATTGTAACTGTAATGAAGAATCACCCAAAAATGCATATCAAAATCGAATCACATACAGACAGTCGTGGTAAAGATGCGTATAATATGAAGCTTTCCGATAAACGAGCTAAATCTACTAGAAATTATATTATTTCTAGAGGTATAACTTCCGACAGAATTGACAGTGCCATTGGTTTTGGTGAATCACAATTGGTAAATAGATGTGATAATGCACATAGAAAAATTTGTTCCGAAGAAGAACACCAAGAAAACCGTAGATCAAAATTCATTATCACTAACGAATATTAA
- a CDS encoding CAP domain-containing protein codes for MKKPTLWLMALTILFTTFSCSTENNDHEAKNVNSEYVVPDTKVIETEILELLNEYRINEGLSTLESLDLIKSQAFVHSDYMAEVSNISHDNFSQRSAFLKQYAGANRVSENVAYGYSSPASVVNAWINSESHRGAIVGDYTHFDISAEQDENGYWYFTNIFVKK; via the coding sequence ATGAAAAAACCTACTTTATGGCTTATGGCATTAACAATCTTGTTTACCACGTTTTCGTGTTCAACAGAAAATAATGATCATGAAGCAAAAAACGTTAACAGTGAATATGTAGTACCAGATACTAAAGTTATTGAAACTGAAATTCTAGAACTTCTAAATGAATATAGAATAAATGAAGGTTTAAGTACTTTGGAATCTTTAGATTTAATTAAATCTCAAGCTTTTGTGCATTCCGATTATATGGCAGAAGTTAGTAATATTTCTCATGACAATTTTTCGCAAAGAAGTGCCTTTTTAAAACAATACGCTGGAGCCAATAGAGTTTCAGAGAATGTAGCTTATGGTTATAGTAGTCCAGCTTCAGTAGTTAATGCATGGATTAATAGTGAAAGTCATCGAGGAGCGATAGTAGGAGATTATACGCATTTTGATATTTCGGCAGAACAAGATGAAAATGGATATTGGTATTTTACGAATATATTTGTAAAGAAATAA
- the pdxH gene encoding pyridoxamine 5'-phosphate oxidase, translated as MEKDLGNYRKSYEKGALLLEDTPENPLELFQKWFHEVDMHFPEDETNAMTLSTIGIDSFPRSRVVLLKKYTYEGFIFYTNYNSEKGKAIANNPNVCISFFWQAAERQVIIKGKVEKIAANLSDGYFESRPRGSQLGALVSNQSEILENREVLEIKLKALEADFEGKEIERPEFWGGYIVKPVEMEFWQGRANRLHDRIRYTLDKEWFWVKNRLSP; from the coding sequence ATGGAAAAAGACCTAGGAAATTATAGAAAATCTTACGAAAAAGGAGCGCTTTTATTAGAAGACACTCCAGAAAATCCTTTAGAATTATTTCAAAAATGGTTTCATGAAGTGGATATGCATTTCCCGGAAGACGAAACCAATGCAATGACTTTATCTACCATTGGTATCGATTCTTTCCCAAGGAGTAGAGTAGTGCTGCTTAAAAAATATACCTATGAAGGTTTTATTTTTTATACCAATTATAATAGTGAAAAAGGAAAAGCAATTGCTAATAACCCAAATGTTTGTATTTCTTTTTTTTGGCAAGCTGCAGAACGACAAGTTATAATTAAAGGTAAAGTAGAAAAAATAGCAGCAAATTTAAGCGATGGCTATTTTGAATCCAGACCTAGAGGTAGTCAATTGGGAGCTTTAGTTTCTAACCAAAGTGAAATATTAGAAAATAGAGAAGTTTTAGAGATTAAATTAAAAGCATTAGAAGCAGATTTTGAAGGAAAGGAAATAGAACGCCCAGAATTTTGGGGAGGTTATATTGTAAAGCCTGTAGAAATGGAATTTTGGCAAGGAAGAGCAAATAGACTGCATGATAGAATACGTTATACGCTTGATAAAGAGTGGTTTTGGGTGAAAAACCGATTATCTCCTTAA
- a CDS encoding SRPBCC family protein yields the protein MKFTCTIDINASRNKVVSVFLDPNKQHHFQDGFIRKELLSGKMNEVGTKSKLIYKKLELIETIELNNLPDAFKGLYEHKHTTNTMHVTFTAINPETTRYVSQIDYIKLNGFIIKILMKLFPGMFKNQVDTWMRQFKTYIESE from the coding sequence ATGAAATTTACTTGTACCATAGATATTAATGCTTCCAGAAATAAAGTGGTCTCTGTATTTTTAGATCCGAACAAACAACACCATTTTCAAGATGGTTTTATACGTAAGGAGCTTTTAAGCGGAAAAATGAATGAAGTAGGTACAAAATCTAAACTAATTTATAAAAAGTTAGAGCTTATAGAAACGATAGAACTTAACAACCTTCCTGATGCATTTAAAGGTTTGTATGAACACAAACACACTACCAATACTATGCATGTCACTTTTACTGCTATAAACCCAGAAACTACTCGCTACGTCTCCCAAATAGATTATATAAAATTAAATGGCTTTATAATAAAAATACTGATGAAATTATTTCCGGGAATGTTTAAAAACCAAGTAGATACCTGGATGCGTCAATTTAAAACGTATATCGAGAGCGAATAG
- a CDS encoding ribonuclease Z, whose product MKLRILGCYSATPRVNTNPTAQVLEINNHMFLIDCGEGTQVQLRKHKVKFNRIKHIFISHLHGDHFFGLVGLISTFRLLTRETELHIHAPKGLKEIITLQMKVSKSWTNYPLIFHELKAKTSEIIFEDDLVEVHTIPLDHRIYTNGFLFKEKEGERKLDINKVEEANINVAYYRKLKQGFDVQNEDGVLIDNKKVTEPAKKPKSYAFCSDTAYSEAIIPIIKEVDVLYHESTFLEKNENLAAPTKHSTAKQAATIALKANVGTLILGHYSTRYGGLKAFKEEANTIFKNVELAEDGKLFEF is encoded by the coding sequence ATGAAACTACGCATTTTAGGCTGCTATAGTGCAACTCCAAGGGTTAATACCAATCCAACAGCTCAAGTACTAGAAATAAATAACCACATGTTTTTAATTGATTGTGGCGAAGGTACTCAAGTACAATTGCGTAAGCATAAAGTGAAGTTTAATAGAATTAAGCATATTTTTATTTCGCATTTACACGGCGATCATTTTTTTGGTTTAGTAGGTCTTATTTCTACATTTAGATTACTTACTAGAGAAACAGAATTGCACATTCATGCTCCAAAAGGACTGAAGGAAATTATTACCCTTCAAATGAAAGTTTCAAAGTCTTGGACTAATTATCCATTGATCTTTCATGAATTAAAGGCCAAAACTTCCGAAATTATCTTTGAAGATGATTTGGTAGAAGTGCATACTATTCCGTTAGACCATAGAATTTATACCAATGGTTTTCTATTTAAAGAAAAAGAGGGAGAACGTAAGTTAGATATAAATAAAGTAGAAGAAGCTAACATTAACGTTGCGTACTACAGAAAGCTAAAACAAGGCTTTGATGTTCAAAATGAAGATGGTGTTTTAATAGATAATAAAAAAGTTACCGAACCAGCAAAGAAACCTAAAAGCTATGCCTTTTGTAGTGATACGGCATATTCTGAAGCAATCATTCCAATAATTAAAGAGGTAGATGTACTTTATCACGAATCTACTTTTTTAGAGAAAAATGAAAACCTTGCGGCTCCAACGAAACATAGTACAGCAAAACAGGCTGCTACAATAGCGCTAAAAGCGAATGTAGGCACTTTAATTTTAGGCCATTATTCTACTAGATATGGTGGTTTAAAAGCATTTAAAGAAGAAGCAAATACTATTTTTAAAAATGTAGAACTTGCAGAAGACGGAAAACTTTTTGAGTTTTAG
- a CDS encoding ribonuclease Z, with protein MIFDKEENITIITQEKASVIELVKKLDVLYERFKSDNVIINLTSLKPVTVENIVEFLQISKKHRGAKKSFVIVTDKINIAETPDEIIVVPTLQEAHDIIEMEEMERDLGF; from the coding sequence ATGATTTTTGATAAAGAAGAAAATATTACCATTATTACGCAAGAAAAAGCATCCGTAATTGAGTTAGTAAAAAAACTAGATGTATTATATGAAAGGTTTAAAAGCGATAATGTAATTATTAATTTAACTAGCTTAAAACCAGTTACAGTAGAAAATATTGTAGAGTTTTTACAAATATCAAAAAAACATAGAGGAGCAAAAAAATCTTTTGTAATTGTAACAGATAAAATCAATATTGCTGAAACTCCAGACGAAATAATTGTTGTGCCAACATTACAAGAAGCACATGATATTATTGAGATGGAAGAAATGGAACGTGACTTAGGTTTTTAG
- a CDS encoding aspartate carbamoyltransferase catalytic subunit translates to MSELSVNHLLGIKYLNKKDIELIFKTADHFKEVINRPIKKVPSLRDITIANLFFENSTRTKLSFELAEKRLSADVINFSAAQSSVKKGETLIDTVNNILSMKVDMVVMRHPNPGAGVFLSKHVNASIINAGDGAHEHPTQALLDSYSIREKLGEVKGKNVVIVGDILHSRVALSNIFALQLQGANVMVCGPKTLIPKYIDKLGVKVETNLRKALDWCDVANMLRVQNERMDVSYFPTTREYAQQYGVDKTLLDSLDKEITIMHPGPINRGVEITSDVADSKQAIILDQVQNGVAIRMAVIYLLASKIKQ, encoded by the coding sequence ATGAGCGAGTTAAGTGTAAATCACTTATTAGGAATTAAATATCTTAACAAAAAAGATATCGAACTCATTTTTAAAACTGCAGATCATTTTAAAGAAGTGATTAACAGACCAATTAAAAAAGTGCCATCACTTCGTGATATTACTATTGCCAATTTATTTTTTGAAAACTCTACACGTACAAAATTATCTTTTGAATTAGCAGAAAAAAGACTCTCTGCAGATGTCATTAATTTTTCGGCAGCGCAATCTTCAGTAAAAAAAGGAGAAACGCTAATAGATACCGTAAACAATATACTTTCTATGAAGGTAGATATGGTAGTGATGCGTCATCCAAATCCTGGAGCAGGTGTGTTTTTATCTAAACACGTAAATGCAAGTATTATAAATGCAGGAGATGGAGCACATGAGCATCCAACACAAGCACTATTAGATAGTTATTCTATACGTGAGAAACTTGGAGAGGTAAAAGGTAAAAACGTAGTTATTGTTGGTGATATTTTACACAGTCGTGTTGCATTATCTAACATCTTTGCACTACAATTACAAGGTGCAAATGTGATGGTTTGTGGGCCAAAAACGTTAATACCAAAGTATATAGATAAACTTGGTGTTAAAGTAGAAACCAACTTGCGTAAAGCATTAGATTGGTGTGACGTAGCAAATATGTTACGCGTACAGAATGAAAGAATGGATGTTAGCTACTTTCCTACAACCAGAGAGTATGCACAACAATATGGAGTAGATAAAACTTTACTAGATTCCTTAGATAAAGAAATAACCATCATGCATCCTGGACCTATAAATAGAGGAGTAGAAATAACTAGTGATGTAGCAGATTCTAAACAAGCAATTATTTTAGATCAAGTACAAAATGGTGTAGCAATTAGGATGGCAGTAATATATTTATTAGCTTCTAAAATAAAACAATAA
- the pyrR gene encoding bifunctional pyr operon transcriptional regulator/uracil phosphoribosyltransferase PyrR, with protein sequence MSQKVLLNAKEVNIILHRLACQLIENHKDFTDTVLIGIQPRGKYLANRLITLLKEDYKIKNLQSGQLDITFYRDDFRRSDKPLEANATEMDCAIEDKKIVFIDDVLYTGRSIRSALTAIQSFGRPKEIELLTLIDRRFSRHLPIQPDYRGRQVDAINKEKVKVNWVENEGEDAVYLINS encoded by the coding sequence ATGAGTCAAAAAGTGTTACTTAACGCAAAAGAGGTAAACATCATTCTTCATCGACTGGCTTGTCAACTTATTGAAAATCATAAAGATTTTACGGATACTGTTTTAATAGGAATTCAACCTAGAGGAAAGTACTTAGCGAATAGGTTAATTACTTTGCTAAAGGAAGATTATAAAATTAAAAACCTACAATCCGGTCAGTTAGATATTACTTTTTATCGAGATGATTTTAGAAGAAGTGACAAACCTCTGGAAGCAAATGCCACAGAAATGGATTGTGCTATTGAAGATAAGAAAATAGTTTTTATTGATGATGTTTTATACACAGGACGAAGTATTCGCTCTGCATTAACAGCAATTCAATCTTTTGGTAGACCAAAGGAAATTGAACTACTTACCTTAATAGATAGAAGATTTAGCAGGCATTTACCAATTCAGCCAGATTATAGAGGAAGACAAGTAGATGCTATAAACAAAGAAAAAGTAAAAGTAAATTGGGTAGAAAACGAAGGAGAAGATGCTGTGTATTTAATTAATAGTTAA
- a CDS encoding T9SS type A sorting domain-containing protein produces the protein MKHKIFLFFALLFCTIMHSQTVAYDATYDNFDNTDCIDLFYLNPFVKGHQIDVQVSYYSSLLDAQNDTNPLVRFYTYSSNNETLYARVTNTLNATYDTSVITLALREFPVPPPPNGQLEFYLCDVDNDGIEVVHLRNIGTTGGNIYNNQFCGLYDSQISLTYHLSYSDVVNGENPIGEVFTLTEDTYIYCRISNDVNSGTFTYDYILKLTTCAASDDDGDGIDNAREDANRNGNYLDDDTDIDGLKNYEDDDDDGDGILTINEDYNNNGSALDDDTNSNGIADYLEADVTLSTAIHNDIKFGIYPNPVTNYLNIETDISVEASVVIFDLNGRIVMDLNGFKAEENIDVTKLPTGVYFLKLYTETINNTIKFIKK, from the coding sequence ATGAAACATAAAATATTCCTTTTTTTTGCTTTGCTTTTTTGCACTATAATGCATTCCCAAACGGTTGCTTACGATGCGACTTATGATAATTTTGATAATACAGATTGTATCGATTTGTTTTATTTAAATCCTTTTGTAAAAGGACATCAAATAGATGTGCAAGTTTCTTATTATTCTTCTTTATTAGATGCTCAAAATGATACCAATCCATTAGTTAGATTTTATACGTATTCGTCTAACAATGAAACATTGTATGCCAGAGTAACAAATACATTAAACGCTACATATGACACTTCTGTAATTACGCTTGCTTTAAGAGAGTTTCCTGTGCCTCCTCCGCCAAATGGGCAACTAGAATTTTATTTATGTGATGTAGATAATGATGGTATTGAAGTGGTGCATTTACGTAATATTGGTACCACAGGAGGTAATATATATAACAATCAGTTTTGTGGTTTATATGACAGTCAAATTTCATTAACCTACCATCTAAGCTATTCAGATGTTGTTAATGGAGAGAATCCTATTGGTGAAGTGTTTACTTTAACCGAAGACACTTATATTTATTGTAGAATTAGTAACGATGTAAATAGCGGTACTTTTACTTACGATTATATTTTAAAATTAACAACTTGTGCAGCTTCCGATGACGATGGAGACGGAATTGATAATGCTAGGGAAGATGCAAATAGAAATGGAAATTATCTAGACGATGATACCGATATCGATGGCCTAAAAAATTATGAAGATGACGATGATGATGGCGATGGAATTTTAACTATAAATGAAGATTACAATAATAATGGATCTGCTTTAGATGATGATACTAATTCCAATGGAATTGCAGATTATTTAGAGGCTGATGTTACCTTATCTACAGCAATTCATAACGATATTAAATTCGGAATTTATCCAAATCCCGTAACAAATTATCTAAATATAGAAACCGATATCTCGGTAGAAGCTTCCGTAGTTATATTCGATTTAAACGGAAGAATAGTAATGGATTTAAACGGTTTTAAAGCAGAAGAAAATATCGATGTAACCAAACTTCCTACCGGAGTTTATTTTTTAAAATTATATACTGAAACTATAAACAATACCATAAAGTTTATTAAAAAGTAA
- the rpsA gene encoding 30S ribosomal protein S1, which translates to MADKAKKVEAEVADATEAAVVKETPQVSEAQANPEKFLADFNWHNYQEGIDEVEDSQLKEFEKLVSENFVDTLDDEVVEGEVIHISDRDAIIDINAKSEGVISLNEFRYNPGLKVGDKVEVLIDVREDATGQLVLSHRKARVIKAWDRVNDAHDTGEIVNGFVKCRTKGGMIVDVFGIEAFLPGSQIDVKPIRDYDQYVNKTMEFKVVKINHEFKNVVVSHKALIEADIEVQKKEIIGQLEKGQVLEGIVKNITSYGVFIDLGGVDGLVHITDLSWSRINHPNEIVELDQKLNVVILDFDENKSRIQLGLKQLSKHPWDALGEDVKVGDKVKGKVVVIADYGAFVEVAEGVEGLVHVSEMSWSTHLRSAQDFVSVGDVVEAQILTLDREDRKMSLGIKQLAPDPWTDITTKYPVGSKHSGTVRNFTNFGVFVELEEGIDGLIYISDLSWTKKIKHPSEFCAVGDTLDVVVLELDVEGRKLSLGHKQTTDNPWDKYETEFALGTTHTAEIAEVVDKGATIEFNEDIVAFVPSRHLEKEDGKKLTKGDSAEFKIIEFNKEFKRVVASHTAIFREEEIKNVKEAVKKAASQAAEAKPTLGDANEALQALKDKLDGKA; encoded by the coding sequence ATGGCTGATAAAGCAAAAAAAGTAGAAGCAGAAGTTGCAGACGCAACGGAAGCAGCAGTAGTAAAAGAAACTCCTCAAGTTTCTGAAGCACAAGCAAACCCAGAAAAATTCTTAGCAGATTTCAATTGGCACAATTACCAAGAAGGTATTGATGAGGTTGAAGATTCTCAATTAAAAGAATTTGAAAAATTAGTATCGGAAAATTTCGTAGATACTTTAGATGACGAAGTAGTAGAAGGTGAAGTAATTCACATTTCAGATCGTGATGCAATTATTGACATCAACGCAAAATCTGAAGGTGTAATTTCATTAAACGAATTTCGTTACAATCCAGGTTTAAAAGTTGGAGATAAAGTAGAAGTATTAATTGATGTTCGTGAAGACGCAACTGGTCAATTAGTATTATCTCACAGAAAAGCTCGTGTAATTAAAGCTTGGGATAGAGTAAATGATGCACATGACACTGGTGAAATAGTAAACGGTTTTGTAAAATGCAGAACTAAAGGTGGAATGATTGTAGATGTATTTGGTATTGAAGCATTCTTACCAGGTTCTCAAATTGATGTGAAACCAATTAGAGATTACGATCAGTATGTAAACAAAACTATGGAATTCAAAGTGGTGAAAATCAACCATGAGTTCAAAAACGTAGTAGTATCTCATAAAGCTTTAATTGAAGCAGATATTGAAGTACAGAAGAAAGAAATTATTGGTCAACTAGAAAAAGGTCAAGTACTTGAAGGTATTGTTAAAAACATTACTTCTTACGGTGTATTTATTGATCTTGGTGGTGTTGATGGATTAGTTCATATTACAGATCTTTCTTGGTCAAGAATCAACCATCCAAATGAGATTGTTGAATTAGACCAAAAATTAAATGTGGTAATCCTTGATTTTGATGAAAACAAATCAAGAATCCAATTAGGTCTTAAACAATTATCTAAACATCCTTGGGATGCATTAGGTGAAGATGTAAAAGTAGGTGACAAAGTAAAAGGTAAAGTTGTAGTTATAGCTGACTATGGTGCTTTTGTTGAGGTAGCTGAAGGTGTTGAAGGATTAGTTCACGTAAGTGAAATGTCTTGGTCTACACATTTACGTTCTGCACAAGATTTCGTATCAGTAGGAGATGTTGTTGAAGCACAAATCTTAACTTTAGATAGAGAAGATAGAAAAATGTCTCTTGGTATCAAGCAATTGGCTCCAGACCCATGGACAGACATTACAACTAAATATCCTGTAGGTTCTAAACATTCAGGAACAGTTCGTAACTTTACAAACTTTGGTGTTTTTGTTGAATTAGAAGAAGGTATTGATGGATTAATTTACATCTCAGATTTATCTTGGACTAAGAAAATCAAACATCCATCTGAGTTCTGTGCAGTTGGTGATACTTTAGATGTAGTTGTACTTGAGTTAGATGTTGAAGGACGTAAATTATCTTTAGGTCATAAACAAACAACAGATAACCCTTGGGATAAATACGAAACTGAATTTGCTTTAGGTACTACGCATACTGCAGAAATTGCAGAAGTTGTAGATAAAGGAGCTACTATTGAGTTTAACGAAGATATCGTTGCTTTTGTTCCTTCTCGTCACCTTGAAAAAGAAGATGGTAAGAAACTTACAAAAGGAGATTCAGCAGAATTCAAGATTATCGAATTTAATAAAGAATTTAAAAGAGTAGTTGCTTCGCATACTGCTATCTTTAGAGAAGAAGAAATCAAGAATGTAAAAGAAGCTGTTAAAAAAGCGGCAAGTCAAGCAGCAGAAGCTAAACCTACTTTAGGTGATGCTAACGAAGCTTTACAAGCACTTAAAGATAAATTAGACGGAAAAGCATAG